DNA sequence from the Oxalobacteraceae sp. CFBP 8761 genome:
GAAAAATCCGGGAAATGCTGACAAGTATGGCTGCAGACGTCCAACTCAACCCGTCGATAACGCTGAGGGTCGACCCGCCCAGCGAGTGGACAGAAACAGCAGTGGCCACTGCCTGCCTCGATGAGGCTCGTCGGCGATTCGGCATGGAGCGCAACCCACATGATTCAAGCCAGGGCTGGGAGCTTGGCGCCGAATGCCTAGAGGACGCGATCGAGTTCGCGCTGTCGGATGAACGATGGCCAAAACAGAAGGTGGGGCCGCTCACTTTATATATTGCATACCACTTCAATTGGCGCGAGTTTTCGAACGACTTTCCCGAGCCATTGGCCAGTTGGAAGCGCGGCACATGTGACATTATGTTGAATTTTCACCGTCGAGCATTGTCGGTCGCACCATCCCTGATCTTCCCCATGCCGTACGAGAGCCCAGAGTTCCAGCCATTCGTTGACCGGCTCGAAGCGGCGCTTCCGTTCGAGATCAACAGAAAGCACTTGCGCCGCATGCTGGTCAACCCGAAGAATGGCGCCACGCGTTACCTACGTCTCACATGACGTGCCCACTGGGTCTGCTGTCAACGGCAATGACGGCGCTTCGCTCTGCTGTTCTGTATGACGTTGGACTTCCCTACGATTGGGCGGACACATCATCAGGAAGGATAGTCGATTGCTAATGCCGCTTTGTGCCGGAATCGGCCAGTCGTTGTCAGGCCGGTTTCGACCCAAAGCCGACATCCGGTCTTGAAGCTAAGTCATTTGAGCACGTTTCACTGTTTCAGGTTTTAGTGTGTGAAATAATAAAACGCGCGTCCAACTGTTTCGCCAACTTTGACTGCCAAATTTAGCACTACAACGATGATTGTGGCGTGGACCAGCACGCGGCCGGACAGCGGGAGTGTCTTGTAATACAGCGTTGCTTCTTGAACGATCTTGTTCACAACTAGGCTTTCCTAAAGAGTGGAAAATGGCGTAACAGCCAATAAGACTGACACAGGTATTTCATCTTTGCAACATACAGGATCAAGGCTGTGGGTCGGGGCTGCGAGAGGCCGGTACCGACCCAAAGCGGACGCAATAGTTGCCTACTGGACGAAAGTCCTGCTGACTTTACCGTCAACGTTTTGCGACGGGCTCGTTCCGTAATATGAGTCTCGAACGGCACCGTAACCCGCGAACGCACCGGCTGCGAAAAAAATGGCCCAAACAAACACTATTGCGGAAGCTGTGAGAATTTCTCGAGGGGTGTGATCAGTGAACGCTGGCATGTTTTGATAATCCAAAGTGTTAGCTTTATGGCCGTCTCTACTAGTGTCCGCTTTTGGCCGAACCCGGCCTGTGGGAGCACGATAGCAGCTTGCCGGGCGGAAAATTTCTCGGATTGTCACGACCGGCTGGTTCCGACCCAGAACGGGCATTGCTGCCCTACGATCCTATGTCAAGCCGAATGATGTCGCTTGGCGAAGGTCCGGTTCTGACCAAACCTAGCCGTTCAGGCCAGAATAGCAGGTCGCCAAGGTGAAAATCTAGGGATGGATGCGACAGGCCGGTACCGACCCAACGCTGCCGTTCAGGCCAGCGTAGCGGTTGTCAGGCTTAAAAGTTAGAGGTGGCCGCGACCGGCCGGAATTGACCCAAAGCCGACACTCAACTGTCGAGCTTACGTGCCGTATCGCGAGTTGGCTCCTCTGGATTCAGCGGCACAAAAGGTCCTTGCACACGGCGCTTCAAGTAACGCTCGCCATCCGGTGAATCAATAGCCTTCCACAACCTAAAGACGGCATAGGCAATAAAAACTACAGTGATCGTCAGACCAATTGCGTGTACGTTCATTGCTTACTCCTCCGATGTACTTAAGAGCAAAACTGACCATTGAGACGAGCATAACATGTTGAGATGCTTGCGAACCACGGACTTTCAGGAACTTCCGCTTCTGGCCGGAAGCAGACTGTCTTATCGGCGATAGCAACTAGCTTAGCGGCCTGGACCATTCTCCAGCAGACTTCGCAGACTCTGCTCTCGCTCCTTCGTCAGCTTCGTTCTACGTTCATTTACGTAGATGAACGCTTTCGCCCCCCAGCATAGCTGCGTGTTGAACTCGGGGCATGCAAACTGTGCTTTCCAATCGTCCTCTCTAAAAGTCAACCAGGAGTTTTGAGCGTGGGCAAGCCGTTCTAAGAACAGCGAATTGCTTGCGTATTTTGCAACAACACTCCGATAGACAGATTCCATCTCATTTTCCGCAGCGACAAGATCGTCGTAAGAGCAAGCACCCAAATTTGGCTGGCTGCTCGGTCGATCACAGGTCGGAATACGCGATGCAGACACGCCGCTGCTGATCAACATACCGAGCAATATTGAAGCTCCAAGGGCGAACTTTTTCATCAAACCACGCATGCCTTCGACGTTAGGATATGTCCGCTATTGGCCGAAAGCAGACGGTCGGTAAAGCGCACTGTACGGCCATGCTGCCGCCAAAGGAAGTAACAGGTTTTGTCACGCGTTCCGAGCCGGCATTGCGCCGTGCCCGAATCAGGCGCCGCTGCGCGCGGGCGCCAGCCCGCGCCGGCGCGCCAGGCCCCGCTCACACAGCGCGCCGGCGGCATACAACAGCACGAAGGCTGGCGTGACGAACAGGCCATACGCGTCGGGCCACGACAAGAATTCCAGGGCGCGGCCAAGGCCCAGCGCCTGCACCACGACCAGCTGGGCGGCAATCGGCAACTGCAGGAAGATCAACTGCGACGCATCGTCGCCAGCACCGAGCGACACAATACCGACGCAGGCCAGGATGAACAAGGCGTACGGAGCGCACAACAACAAACCGAGTCGGGACATCACAGGAGCAGGGTCGGGCCCTGTTGACAATAGGCGGTACGAATCGTCACGACGTGACAGGGCGACAAACACCGCCACCTTACCACCGCAGCACAGCCCAAAATCCTCCGAATGTCACATGGCGCGCGAAACGATTAACGTAATGCGAGGCGCATATTTCGGGTGCCGTCCTCACGATCGATCGTCACCTCGAAGCCCAGTTTTTTCACCATCGCGACGATGCGCGAATTCTGTGGCAGCGCTTCGCCGACGATCTCGCCGGTGCCGCGCGCGCGACAATACCGGATCAGCTTTTCCATCATGATGCGCCCTAGCCCCA
Encoded proteins:
- a CDS encoding DUF1311 domain-containing protein — translated: MKKFALGASILLGMLISSGVSASRIPTCDRPSSQPNLGACSYDDLVAAENEMESVYRSVVAKYASNSLFLERLAHAQNSWLTFREDDWKAQFACPEFNTQLCWGAKAFIYVNERRTKLTKEREQSLRSLLENGPGR